In a single window of the Oscarella lobularis chromosome 4, ooOscLobu1.1, whole genome shotgun sequence genome:
- the LOC136186402 gene encoding uncharacterized protein, with amino-acid sequence MKLLLRLSLFCVLLILSSSITTEPPTDSEDPDPNTKTIPLVQYVRFPGVRFIPSTGKELRVFELNNQTLRGMFVAHDGHVIYFKSTCSGKIRVWQKGGRRIVNHEYLSKGQNIHFVNIEGHRFVYDNDKTYSYANHKSKRHALNEYKQRRSAGHESEEELYQDAVHELSIDSYTPLLVAVSQALGEFGIYGYTAPCSLLLHQTARSISTKLISVDMNLTEFDSAEKNRSLYQSYYLRPQHKRAKRECLLATFLGKFVVGTIIQRLVEPVVGWVVGKITGCEDLRNDPNNDNCTGMCGEKCNCWKWVCGNCCNHTGCYQHDVCKGRSFDIPVGFSCLWFHCAF; translated from the coding sequence ATGAAGCTCCTCTTGCGTTTGTCACTCTTCTGTGTTCTTCTGATTCTGAGTTCTTCGATTACGACGGAGCCACCAACGGACTCTGAAGATCCCGACCCAAATACGAAAACAATTCCTCTGGTTCAATACGTTCGATTTCCCGGCGTGCGCTTCATTCCATCGACGGGAAAAGAATTGCGCGTATTCGAGCTGAACAATCAGACGCTTCGAGGCATGTTCGTCGCTCACgacggtcacgtgatttaCTTCAAGTCGACGTGCTCCGGAAAGATTCGCGTATGGCAGAAGGGAGGTCGTCGCATTGTCAATCACGAATACTTGTCCAAAGGGCAAAACATTCACTTCGTCAACATCGAAGGTCACCGATTTGTCTATGACAATGATAAGACTTACTCCTATGCCAATCACAAGTCGAAGAGGCACGCTCTGAACGAGTACAAGCAGCGACGATCAGCAGGCCACGAGTCTGAGGAGGAATTGTATCAGGACGCCGTTCACGAATTGTCTATTGACTCGTATACGCCGCTTTTAGTTGCCGTGTCTCAAGCACTGGGCGAATTTGGCATCTACGGCTATACTGCGCCGTGTTCTCTGCTTCTTCACCAAACGGCGCGGTCAATTTCTACAAAGCTGATTTCTGTAGATATGAACTTGACGGAGTTTGACAGCGCCGAGAAAAATCGGTCACTTTATCAATCATATTATCTGAGGCCACAGCACAAACGAGCAAAACGAGAGTGTCTTTTAGCGACTTTCCTGGGTAAGTTTGTCGTGGGTACAATTATACAAAGGTTAGTGGAGCCTGTTGTGGGTTGGGTTGTTGGAAAGATCACCGGGTGCGAAGATCTACGAAATGATCCGAACAACGATAACTGCACAGGAATGTGCGGGGAAAAATGCAACTGTTGGAAATGGGTCTGTGGTAATTGCTGTAATCACACAGGATGTTATCAGCATGATGTGTGCAAGGGACGGTCATTTGATATACCAGTCGGCTTCAGTTGCCTGTGGTTTCATTGCGCGTTCTAA
- the LOC136186401 gene encoding meiosis-specific protein MEI4-like: MTSGTLTKRQIMIVKVATAMAVVKTKPKDQTAKQYAKNLQTDYVNKVEKWREKAAALEREVVLLKEELTKGAASHRRNWLSETESQSQQQLDSQANSSGYETQTQMTMSQTTTSLLQNQREAHDSGCHNWLDTCPEYSNPSRYEGILERVDLLARVFQYALIHPASLVDSVSKAIEEITLALPRVLLDGIFNLIPFKTTVDVITESLSLDQSNQLPELLEKKLGDFIEAIIRALVDVDVEKDTVKNELSSLLIRLSLNERLTNLAVIRMVACVGDFGSLLRRVAQRLELLTESRYVSIGYVFAALEHVVWESPLLQTSRESCIAIKQELDDSVLFLAPHYPDFAESVWRIGALLDRILDGSGTD, translated from the exons ATGACATCAGGAACGCTTACTAAGCGACAAATAATGATTGTAAAAGTGGCTACG GCAATGGCCGTCGTGAAAACCAAGCCGAAAGATCAAACGGCAAAACAATATGCCAAAAATTTGCAAACTGACTATGTCAATAAGGTTGAAAAATGgagagaaaag GCAGCTGCACTCGAAAGGGAAGTCGTCCTGTTGAAAGAGGAGTTGACAAAAGGGGCAGCTTCTCATAGACGAAATTGGCTATCTGAAACAGAGAGTCAGAGTCAGCAGCAACTTGACAGCCAAGCTAACTCGTCTG GGTACGAGACTCAGACTCAGATGACAATGAGTCAGACAACCACCTCCCTCCTTCAAAACCAACGAGAAGCACATGACAGTGGTTGTCATAATTGGCTGGATACCTGTCCGGAATATTCGAATCCTTCCAGATATGAAGGAATACTCGAACGGGTTGACCTTCTTGCTCGGG TTTTCCAATACGCACTAATCCATCCCGCATCGCTGGTTGATTCCGTTAGTAAGGCAATAGAGG AAATAACGTTGGCACTTCCTCGAGTTCTTCTAGATGGAATCTTCAACTTGATTCCATTCAAGACGACTGTCGATGTGATCACAG AGTCTCTGTCGCTCGACCAGTCCAACCAACTTCCAGAGCTTCTCGAAAAGAAGTTGGGCGATTTTATAGAAGCAATAATCAGAGCACTAGTAGACGTTGACGTTGAGAAG GATACAGTAAAGAATGAACTTTCATCTCTGCTAATTCGACTCTCTCTCAATGAACGACTAACGAATTTAGCCGTCATCCGCATGGTTGCCTGTGTGGGAGACTTTGGATCGCTCTTGCGAAGGGTCGCTCAAA GGCTTGAATTGTTGACCGAGTCGCGGTACGTCAGCATCGGTTACGTTTTCGCTGCGCTAGAACACGTTGTCTGGGAGTCGCCCCTACTCCAGACAAGTCGAGAGA gctGTATCGCCATTAAGCAAGAGCTTGACGACTCTGTGCTCTTTCTAGCACCTCATTACCCCGACTTCGCTGAGAGCGTGTGGAGAATTGGAGCACTCTTGGACAGAATCTTAGATGGCAGTGGTACGGACTAG
- the LOC136186397 gene encoding nucleolar protein 14-like: MAKKRSRAARHHGRQPPARPRATVVNPFEVRVNKIKHDVLGKKSKSDRGLPGVARGKAIKKRKKTLLVEYKNRNKANEFVDRRFGEYDEQMSVEEKMLQRFALEKRKQHRNRQTFSLEEEDDDDLTHLGQSLAKAGVLGDDPEIRDDYEDDDRGEISEEAVKEAHFGGFLFKKKSGMNLDETEDHRSHKEIMEEVVLQSKKKKMERQFDKEDVSLLTEQLDANWDAVRRLLVAQDKQSKAVVALDDYDTTVKQMAFDKRASATNKRRLEERKADAMQAEREKQEAERLKRMKCPLADLKGISYSADSLDAESSARIREPRGFLEFSADDKESMESDDEAEEENDGYECHEEKDVEDEDEGEEEEDDDDDDDDEEDSQSEGSERFASDLESDDENSDGLEDASSSVERATEIISESDRSVPQNVGQLSRLLQNEESAVEKMRRINLFVGKIEQGAKGEKKADVLFSVLIDYMFSSSADLNLCKLLAKPLHKLSLALTGAAAYCSDRLAQIHQSHIRHSKSFPSIKSLMFLKLLGALFPASDYAHQVTTPAFIILGEILAECSIKSTSDALLSLYTCSTVLEFVRDSKRFVPEAVRLLSRLLSKYNQIEEGESASPCTILTLSDVDDIRNPKIRIVYTCLILIKQFYCLYCELPCVVEIFEPIKREIESISANLKNEGNVIKNECEAVLSLLDSEKKSYRSLTLYKRKPVPIRLYEPKFDPVYEDGKKSRRSDKAKLKLKYKKELKGAVREVRKDASFLGRLRLNEQLERDAERRKKVKSLEHLLSTQQAEMKSEKRRKRKR, encoded by the exons ATGGCGAAGAAACGGAGTCGCGCGGCTCGCCATCACGGTCGTCAGCCGCCTGCCCGGCCGCGAGCAACTGTAGTCAACCCGTTTGAAGTTCGAGTAAACAAGATAAAGCACGACGTCTTgggaaaaaagtcgaaatcgGATCGAGGCCTTCCCGGCGTGGCGAGAGGAAAGGCAATCAAGAAA agaaagaagacgttgcTCGTGGAGTACAAAAATCGAAACAAG GCCAACGAGTTCGTAGATAGGCGTTTCGGGGAGTACGACGAACAGATGTCGGTAGAGGAAAAGATGCTGCAACGATTTGCTCTCGAAAAACGA AAGCAGCACAGAAATCGTCAGACGTTTAGTCTCGAAgaggaagatgacgacgatttgactcATCTTGGCCAGTCGTTGGCAAAAGCGGGCGTGCTTGGCGACGATCCCGAGATACGCGACGATTACGAGGATGACGATAGAGGGGAAATAAGCGAAGAAG CTGTGAAAGAGGCTCATTTTGGCGGGTTTCTCTTTAAGAAGAAGAGTGGAATGAATTTGGATGAG ACTGAAGATCATCGTTCGCACAAGGAAATAATGGAAGAAGTTGTTTTGCAgtctaagaagaaaaag ATGGAACGACAGTTCGACAAGGAGGACGTTTCGTTGTTGACTGAGCAGCTTGATGCCAACTGGGATGCTGTCAGACGCCTACTGGTTGCTCAG GATAAACAGTCTAAAGCAGTAGTGGCTCTCGACGACTACGACACAACCGTGAAACAGATGGCATTTGACAAAAGAGCCAGc GCAACGAATAAGCGTCGACtcgaggagagaaaagcggATGCCATGCAAGCGGAGCGCGAAAAACAGGAA GCGGAAAGATTGAAGAGAATGAAATGTCCGCTAGCTGACTTGAAGGGCATATCCTACTCCGCCGATTCGTTGGACGCTGA ATCTAGTGCAAGGATAAGAGAACCTAGAGGCTTTCTGGAGTTTTCCGCTGACGATAAAGAAAGTAtggaaagcgacgatgaaGCGGAAGAGGAGAACGACGGCTATGAGTgtcacgaagaaaaagacgtggaagatgaagacgaaggggaagaggaggaagacgacgacgacgacgacgatgatgaggAAGACAGTCAAAGTGAAGGGAGTGAAAGGTTTGCATCAGACCTGGAATCTGATGACGAGAACAGTGATGGTCTGGAGGATGCTTCGTCTTCTGTGGAGCGTGCTACCGAGATTATAAGCGAATCAGATCGTTCTG TTCCTCAAAATGTGGGTCAGCTTAGCCGTTTGCTACAAAACGAAGA ATCTGCTGTGGAAAAGATGAGGCGAATCAACCTTTTTGTGGGGAAAATAGAGCAGGGAGcgaaaggagagaaaaaggcTGAT GTTCTCTTCTCGGTTCTCATTGACTATATGTTCTCATCGTCAGCGGACTTGAATTTGTGCAAGTTGCTGGCCAAGCCTCTGCACAAGCTGTCTCTGGCATTGACCGGAGCTGCTGCTTATTGCTCTGACAGACTGGCACAAATTCATCAATCACACATTCGTCATAGCAAAAGTTTTCCTAGTATCAAATCC TTGATGTTTTTGAAATTGCTCGGCGCACTCTTTCCTGCATCAGACTACGCGCATCAGGTCACTACGCCCGCTTTTATCATACTGGGAGAAATTCTCGCCGAG TGCTCAATCAAATCTACGTCAGATGCTTTGCTGAGTCTCTATACGTGCTCAACCGTTCTAGAA TTTGTGAGGGATTCGAAGAGATTTGTACCGGAAGCTGTTCGGTTACTCAGCCGACTTCTTTCCAAATACAATCAAA TTGAAGAAGGCGAATCGGCGTCTCCATGCACAATCTTAACTCTTTCAGACGTCGATGACATACGCAATCCCAAAATAAG AATTGTTTATACCTGTTTGATTCTGATTAAACAGTTTTATTGTCTTTATTGTGAATTACCTTGTGTggttgaaatttttgaaccaatcaagagagaaattgaaaG TATTTCTgcaaatctaaaaaacgaaggcaacGTCATTAAG AACGAATGTGAGGCGGTTTTAAGCTTGCTGGATAGCGAAAAAAAGTCGTATCGTTCCTTGACTTTATACAAACGGAAACCTGTACCAATTCGCCTATATGAGCCTAAATTTGACCCTGT ATACGAAGACGGCAAGAAGTCAAGGAGAAGTGATAAGGCGAAGCTGAAATTAAAATATAAGAAGGAACTCAAG GGCGCAGTACGCGAAGTGCGAAAAGACGCGTCGTTCTTAGGTCGATTACGACTTAATGAACAACTGGAAAG GGATGCCGAAAGACGCAAAAAGGTGAAATCTCTGGAACATCTTCTGTCTACGCAACAAGCGGAAATGAAAAGCGAGAAAcggcgaaagagaaagcgctGA